The Ooceraea biroi isolate clonal line C1 chromosome 1, Obir_v5.4, whole genome shotgun sequence genome has a window encoding:
- the LOC105286737 gene encoding ER degradation-enhancing alpha-mannosidase-like protein 2 — MILLRSSSILGFLILASGLREYGKKELIVLREEVRSMFDYAYSGYLTHAYPYDELRSLSCDGFDTWGSFSLTLIDALDTLAVMGNFTEFRRVAEIIGARVSFEANINVSVFETNIRVVGGLLSAHLLSRRAGVKLEPGWPCNGPLLRLAEDMAKRLIAAFDTPTGMPYGTVNLKYGVPEGETSITCTAGIGTFLLEFGTLSRLTGDPLYEEVAMNAVKALHYYRSNIGLVGNHIDVLTGHWTAQDSGIGAGVDSYFEYLAKGTLLFQDPLLASIFQEHRRAIEKYIRREDWHLWVSMTKGQVTLPVFQSLDAYWPGVLSLFGEIEDAMKSLHNYHRVWKQFGFTPEFYNIPQAEAGTNRESYPLRPELIESVMYLYRATRDPYLIQVGVDILRSLQHSAKTACGYATINDVRDHRKADRMESFFLAETTKYLYLLFDTDNFIHNTGGEGEIIDTQWGQCVVDAGGYVFNTEAHPIDPGALYCCRPARDIFPDKRPALKRFLPTQNTPEDAASSSDDSPYEKRNAGDEGHPDAMLPIAIAKLSEIRRRIASKRKDVLHQKSTTSQSEAVSTDPLEEKDTSETQETEKSNHSAAESARLPSAQVLAPSSTIYKADDSETADGFETPILSSGRQYSVPDVAEQRGMRNTTPSSARSTRFEPQTLLENIRRGNLYPTNVTARRNYHMLSCQAQPFLQRISIVGEFF; from the coding sequence ATGATTTTGCTCAGATCGAGCTCGATCCTGGGCTTTCTGATCCTCGCGAGCGGGCTTCGGGAGTACGGCAAGAAGGAGCTGATCGTCCTGCGAGAGGAGGTACGGTCCATGTTCGACTACGCGTATTCCGGCTACCTGACCCACGCGTATCCGTACGACGAGCTGCGCTCGCTGAGCTGCGACGGGTTCGACACGTGGGGCAGCTTCTCCCTGACGCTGATCGACGCCCTGGACACGCTCGCGGTGATGGGCAACTTCACCGAGTTCCGTCGCGTCGCCGAGATCATCGGCGCGCGGGTCAGCTTCGAGGCGAACATCAACGTGTCCGTCTTCGAGACGAACATCCGGGTGGTAGGCGGCCTGTTGAGTGCACATCTGCTGTCACGCAGGGCCGGCGTCAAGCTGGAACCTGGCTGGCCCTGCAACGGCCCGTTGCTGCGTCTTGCCGAGGATATGGCCAAGCGACTGATCGCGGCGTTCGACACACCAACGGGAATGCCGTATGGCACGGTGAATCTGAAGTACGGTGTGCCGGAGGGCGAAACTAGCATCACCTGTACTGCCGGTATCGGCACTTTCCTACTGGAATTTGGCACTCTGTCCAGACTGACTGGTGATCCACTGTACGAAGAGGTGGCCATGAACGCGGTAAAGGCACTGCACTACTACAGATCCAACATTGGCCTGGTTGGCAATCACATAGATGTTCTCACTGGCCACTGGACGGCGCAGGACTCCGGCATAGGCGCCGGAGTGGACTCGTACTTCGAGTACCTGGCGAAGGGCACGCTGCTGTTCCAGGATCCGTTGTTGGCCTCGATATTCCAGGAGCACAGACGCGCTATAGAGAAATACATTCGCCGGGAGGACTGGCACCTGTGGGTCTCCATGACCAAGGGTCAGGTGACCCTGCCAGTCTTTCAGTCCCTGGACGCGTACTGGCCCGGCGTGTTGAGCCTCTTTGGCGAGATCGAGGACGCGATGAAGTCGCTGCACAATTACCACCGCGTCTGGAAGCAGTTTGGGTTCACTCCCGAGTTCTACAATATACCGCAAGCTGAAGCGGGCACCAACAGGGAGAGCTACCCGCTGCGACCCGAGCTCATCGAATCTGTCATGTATCTTTACAGGGCGACTCGGGATCCTTACTTAATCCAGGTGGGCGTGGACATTCTGAGGAGCCTGCAGCACAGCGCCAAGACGGCGTGTGGCTACGCAACCATCAACGACGTGCGGGATCACCGAAAGGCGGACCGGATGGAGTCTTTCTTCCTCGCGGAGACCACCAAGTACCTGTACCTGCTATTCGACACCGACAACTTCATCCACAACACCGGCGGCGAAGGCGAGATAATCGACACTCAGTGGGGCCAGTGCGTGGTGGACGCCGGTGGTTACGTCTTCAACACCGAAGCCCACCCAATCGACCCCGGTGCCTTGTACTGCTGCCGACCGGCGCGTGACATCTTCCCGGACAAGCGGCCGGCGCTCAAGAGGTTTCTACCGACACAAAATACACCGGAGGACGCTGCCTCATCGTCGGATGACTCCCCTTACGAGAAGAGAAATGCAGGCGATGAGGGGCATCCGGACGCGATGCTGCCGATCGCGATAGCAAAGCTGTCCGAGATCAGGCGTCGCATTGCGAGCAAGAGGAAAGACGTTCTTCACCAAAAGAGCACCACGTCGCAGAGCGAGGCTGTCTCAACGGATCCTCTTGAGGAAAAGGATACCTCTGAGACCCAGGAAACGGAGAAATCCAATCATAGTGCGGCCGAGAGCGCACGACTGCCCTCCGCGCAAGTCCTCGCGCCCTCGTCGACGATCTACAAGGCCGACGACAGCGAAACCGCTGACGGCTTCGAGACCCCGATCTTGTCCTCGGGCAGGCAATATTCGGTTCCTGATGTCGCGGAGCAAAGGGGTATGCGCAACACGACTCCCAGCTCCGCGAGGAGCACGAGATTCGAGCCACAGACGCTGCTGGAGAACATCAGACGCGGCAATCTGTATCCGACTAACGTCACAGCGAGGCGGAATTATCACATGTTATCCTGTCAGGCTCAACCGTTCCTGCAACGAATATCGATTGTAGGAGAATTTTTCTAA
- the LOC105284799 gene encoding CXXC-type zinc finger protein 1, producing MADKRQHSLSKEEIAKQFMLPERKSKIATLLKQDGQAYCICRSSDSSRFMIGCDSCEEWYHGDCINITEKDAKHIKQFFCVRCREEDPTLITRYKPRRTDQDDRKHKKYKEKERGHRYEYDAPWDPTEKEKKSSKRCGECTGCLRAENCGKCDACRHLKKFGPSVRLKLRCIQRTCRVLGDPLKPSKSLNKGTKLTKKRKRDSSNERNEHLEPPRHCYGPMCTKQSRPGSKYCSDECGIKLATSRIYQVLPQRLQEWSLTACIAEQNNRRALESVRKQQHDVRRILHELEKRHVELDRMVELAKHATIDPQAEVDDNDDTESSMYCITCGHEVHSRTAIKHMEKCFNKYESQASFGSIFKTRIEGQVMFCDFYNPGNRTYCKRLRVLCPEHCKDPKIGDTEVCGCPLVTNVFNVTGEFCRAPKKNCVKHYMWEKLRRAEIDMERVRQWLKIDELVEQERQIRSNMATRAGVLALMLHSTYNHELMEQMTQEQMTQEQSREQMEEELQRRYGLHQKEQCMEQ from the exons ATGGCAGATAAAAGGCAGCATAGTCTATCG AAGGAGGAAATCGCGAAGCAGTTTATGCTACCCGAGAGGAAGAGCAAGATAGCGACGTTATTGAAACAGGACGGTCAAGCATATTGCATTTGCAGAAGCTCCGACAGTTCTCGTTTTATGAT agGATGCGACTCTTGTGAGGAATGGTACCATGGTGACTGCATCAATATAACTGAAAAGGATGCGAaacatattaaacaatttttctgtgTC CGCTGTAGGGAGGAAGATCCAACCCTCATAACACGATACAAGCCGCGTAGAACTGATCAGGATGACAGGAAGCATAAAAAGTacaaagagaaggaaagggGACATCGATACGAATACGACGCGCCCTGGGATCCtaccgagaaagagaaaaaatcttCAAAACGCTGCGGAGAGTGTACTGGGTGCTTGCGTGCAGAAAACTGCGGAAAGTGTGACGCTTGCAG ACACCTGAAGAAATTTGGGCCTTCGGTGCGACTGAAGCTTAGATGCATCCAGCGAACGTGTCGCGTGCTGGGGGACCCCCTCAAGCCTTCCAAGAGCCTCAACAAGGGAACGAAGCTCACGAAGAAGCGGAAGCGGGACTCGAGCAACGAGAGAAATGAACACTTGGAGCCACCGCGCCACTGCTACGGACCTATGTGCACGAAGCAGTCACGGCCCGGTAGCAAATACTGCTCGGACGAGTGCGGCATAAAACTGGCGACGAGCAGGATTTACCAAGTGCTGCCGCAGCGGTTACAAGAATGGTCGCTGACTGCGTGCATCGCGGAGCAGAACAACAGACGCGCCCTAGAATCCGTGAGGAAGCAGCAGCACGACGTGCGTAGGATACTTCACGAGCTAGAGAAGAGGCACGTTGAGCTGGACCGTATGGTCGAGCTTGCGAAACACGCGACTATCGACCCACAGGCCGAGGTGGATGATAACGATGACACAGAGAGCAGCATGTACTGTATCACGTGTGGACACGAGGTCCATTCCAGAACTGCGATTAAACATATGGAGAAATGTTTCAACAAG tacgagtcgcAAGCATCGTTCGGCTCGATCTTCAAGACACGTATCGAGGGCCAGGTGATGTTCTGCGACTTTTATAATCCTGGCAATCGAACGTACTGCAAACGCCTGCGCGTCCTCTGCCCGGAGCACTGCAAGGACCCGAAGATCGGCGACACCGAGGTGTGCGGCTGTCCGTTGGTCACGAACGTGTTCAACGTCACGGGCGAGTTCTGCCGCGCGCCCAAGAAGAACTGCGTCAAGCACTACATGTGGGAGAAGCTACGGCGCGCGGAAATCGACATGGAGCGAGTGAGGCAGTGGCTGAAGATCGACGAGCTCGTCGAGCAGGAGCGGCAGATTCGGTCGAACATGGCAACGCGGGCCGGCGTGCTGGCTCTGATGCTGCATTCCACGTACAATCACGAGCTAATGGAACAAATGACGCAGGAACAGATGACGCAGGAGCAGAGCAGGGAGCAGATGGAGGAGGAGCTGCAGAGGAGGTACGGTTTACATCAGAAGGAGCAATGCATGGAACAATGA